A stretch of Miscanthus floridulus cultivar M001 chromosome 13, ASM1932011v1, whole genome shotgun sequence DNA encodes these proteins:
- the LOC136501345 gene encoding glutamyl-tRNA reductase-binding protein, chloroplastic-like, translating into MSSSSPSLLSSRLPSPGTLFTKKPASLRSVSSATARHGVRVVVAAASAAAAAPVSAARVRPSAAEVARTVVELAASGTLSVVGPDGWPLGVGARFVTDAAGAPALCLAAAGVAAPDAPSSFHVEFQQSGARTPQCTMLGALSKPSDESVLKKLSTRWQKKFGEEIDQDLLYLISVDRILHMEDFNEDGMWVVPSEYTSAEPDPLRNFAENIVEEFNSKNAEDVHRIYSIYVESDLQVADVKMIWVDRLGFDFHVHSGEGVFAVRIPFSREVSDEKGVKSSFNMMSHHAWEVEKSYASPEFEKVQFLKKVR; encoded by the exons ATGTCGTCGTCTTCGCCTTCCCTCCTCTCATCGCGGCTCCCCTCCCCCGGCACCCTCTTCACAAAGAAGCCGGCTTCCCTGCGCTCCGTTTCCTCTGCGACGGCGAGGCACGGGGTTCGGGTGGTGGTAGCCGCGGCGTCGGCGGCCGCAGCGGCACCGGTGTCCGCGGCGCGGGTGCGACCGTCGGCAGCGGAGGTAGCGCGGACGGTCGTGGAGCTTGCCGCGTCTGGGACGCTCTCCGTGGTGGGCCCCGACGGTTGGCCTCTCGGCGTCGGCGCGCGCTTCGTCACGGATGCTGCCGGTGCGCCCGCTCTCTGCCTGGCTGCCGCGGGGGTCGCCGCACCCGATGCGCCGTCCAGCTTCCACGTCGAG TTTCAACAGAGTGGGGCTAGGACACCACAATGTACTATGCTTGGTGCCTTATCTAAGCCTAGTGATGAGTCTGTGCTGAAG AAGCTTTCTACTAGGTGGCAAAAGAAATTTGGGGAAGAGATTGATCAAGATCTTTTGTATTTAATTTCTGTTGATCGGATCTTGCACATGGAAGATTTCAATGAG GACGGTATGTGGGTAGTTCCATCGGAGTACACCAGTGCAGAACCTGATCCTCTGCGCAATTTTGCTGAAAACATCGTGGAGGAATTTAACAGCAAAAATGCTGAAGACGTCCATAGGATATACAGCATATATGTCGAATCAGATTTACAG GTGGCAGATGTGAAGATGATATGGGTTGACAGGCTAGGTTTCGATTTTCATGTTCATTCTGGGGAAGGTGTCTTTGCTGTTCGGATCCCTTTTTCAAGGGAGGTCTCTGATGAGAAGGGGGTAAAATCGTCATTCAACATGATGTCTCATCATGCATGGGAGGTGGAGAAGAGCTATGCCAGTCCAGAGTTTGAGAAGGTGCAGTTCTTGAAGAAGGTCAGATAG
- the LOC136499729 gene encoding pathogenesis-related protein PRB1-2-like, with product MAASISMAQTTAQDQEFVSLHNAARREVGVELGRGLGRDRGEATRDSLGYGENIMVGTPGSDLTVAETVQTWWVDNEKRNFDAASGTCMVGRPEELRCGHYTQVVWRDTKAIGCARVKCDNGGVFINYYYTPAGNVLNQRPFYGPAGLIGG from the exons ATGGCGGCCTCCATCTCCATGGCTCAGACCACAGCACAGGACCAGGAGTTCGTGTCGCTCCACAACGCCGCCCGTCGCGAGGTGGGCGTCGAGCTAGGACGTGGTCTGGGACGAGACCGCGGCGAG GCCACGCGCGACAGCTTGGGCTACGGTGAAAACATCATGGTGGGCACACCTGGCAGCGACCTGACGGTGGCCGAGACCGTGCAGACATGGTGGGTGGACAATGAGAAGAGAAACTTCGACGCCGCGAGTGGCACGTGCATGGTTGGACGGCCGGAGGAGCTCAGGTGTGGGCACTACACCCAGGTGGTTTGGCGCGATACCAAGGCCATCGGCTGCGCGCGCGTCAAGTGTGACAATGGCGGCGTTTTCATCAACTACTACTATACACCAGCAGGCAACGTTCTCAACCAGCGTCCATTCTATGGGCCTGCTGGCTTAATTGGTGGGTAA
- the LOC136501253 gene encoding uncharacterized protein, whose amino-acid sequence MAMDAPAAAATTSQQPPSPPGFLTFLKHGAVLPARNGALFAPLLVLTAALAAALLLGNALSVQPLAAAVLLDADAISRVDPATAAYRDLVRALQSDLRLLLLAIGACLLGAVVAGSAIKIATVFAAVAAFSAAAADGDGRAATVSAALGAAKGNIWGPILTVAFGYVLELACAAAIVALAVLAVVLLDYSLLLLFLDTLLALLAVLFLVYLTVVCTVAVAVSAAEPGRRGAGAVGRAWRLMRGRGAQAVVYVVATCALGAAVSPVYTLALSWWPRSAAAGVAAGVAYVLLLGAVEVFSVAAVTAYYFECRESVEEVEEIMAGHRYIKLPNEDEAANI is encoded by the coding sequence ATGGCCATGGAtgccccggccgccgccgccaccacgagCCAGCAGCCGCCCTCGCCGCCGGGCTTCTTGACGTTCCTGAAGCACGGCGCCGTCCTCCCGGCCCGGAACGGCGCGCTCTTCGCCCCGCTGCTGGTCCTCACGGCGGCCCTCGCCGCGGCGCTGCTCCTCGGCAACGCCCTATCCGTGCAGCCGCTGGCGGCCGCCGTGCTTCTCGACGCGGACGCCATCAGCCGCGTGGACCCGGCCACCGCCGCGTACCGGGACCTCGTGAGGGCCCTCCAGTCCGACCTCCGGCTCCTGCTGCTCGCCATCGGAGCCTGCCTCCTGGGCGCCGTGGTGGCCGGGTCCGCCATCAAGATCGCCACCGTcttcgccgccgtcgccgccttctccgccgccgccgccgacggcgaCGGGCGCGCCGCCACCGTGTCCGCGGCGCTCGGCGCGGCGAAGGGCAACATCTGGGGCCCCATACTGACCGTCGCGTTCGGATACGTCCTGGAGCTGGCCtgcgccgccgccatcgtcgccCTGGCCGTGCTCGCGGTGGTCCTCCTCGACTACTCCCTCCTGCTCCTCTTCCTCGACACGCTGCTGGCTCTCCTGGCCGTGCTCTTCCTCGTCTACCTCACCGTCGTCTgcaccgtggccgtggccgtgtccGCGGCGGAGCCCGGGCGGCGCggcgccggcgcggtggggcgcgCGTGGCGGCTCATGCGGGGCCGGGGCGCGCAGGCCGTGGTGTACGTGGTCGCCACGTGCGCGCTCGGCGCCGCGGTGTCGCCCGTGTACACGCTCGCGCTCAGCTGGTGGCcccgcagcgccgccgccggggtGGCCGCGGGCGTCGCCTACGTGCTGCTGCTCGGCGCCGTGGAGGTGTTCTCCGTCGCCGCCGTCACCGCCTACTACTTCGAGTGCAGGGAGAGCGTGGAGGAAGTGGAGGAGATCATGGCGGGCCATAGGTACATCAAGCTGCCCAATGAGGACGAAGCCGCCAACATCTGA